A genomic segment from Vicia villosa cultivar HV-30 ecotype Madison, WI unplaced genomic scaffold, Vvil1.0 ctg.000218F_1_1, whole genome shotgun sequence encodes:
- the LOC131625477 gene encoding putative F-box protein At4g05475, which produces MASYSIASCENTAVPNWLELPKDITTNILQRLDTIDIVTSVRYVCPLWWNIFKDPLMWRTTHITSVTHFPYYGQLVKICHYAIKQSCGQLEDISMEKFATDYLPKSIIIV; this is translated from the coding sequence ATGGCATCCTATTCAATTGCTTCATGTGAAAATACAGCTGTGCCAAATTGGCTTGAACTTCCCAAAGACATCACAACAAACATTCTTCAGAGGCTTGATACCATTGACATTGTAACAAGTGTTCGTTATGTGTGTCCTTTATGGTGGAACATTTTCAAGGATCCTCTCATGTGGCGCACTACTCACATAACCAGTGTTACTCATTTTCCTTATTATGGCCAGTTGGTGAAGATTTGTCATTATGCTATTAAACAAAGTTGCGGCCAGTTAGAAGACATTAGCATGGAGAAGTTTGCAACTGATTATCTCCCTAAATCCATAATTATtgtataa